One uncultured Alphaproteobacteria bacterium genomic region harbors:
- the livM gene encoding putative ABC transport system, membrane protein (Evidence 3 : Function proposed based on presence of conserved amino acid motif, structural feature or limited homology): protein MNRLPKGVWGGTTLAVLAILALLPLILPSATLATEIVIFAMAALACNLLLGYGGLLSFGQGLFFGAGSYLASLAMIHLGIGLIGALLVAAVSGAAIATAVGWLAIRRTGIYFVMLTLALAQMGYFLAYTLSEWTGGDNGLLDVPRPPLAVFGIELVRLDGAGGYYAFVAVLFLGVYVGARRVIDSPFGSTLVAIRENEARASAVGFDTRHFKMLAFTLSGAVTALAGALYAMLINYVPLDNVAMQMSETIVIMTVIGGTGSLLGSLLGAGALVLLGEILSAIWPRWPLLLGVGLILLVIFLRRGLWGGVESLIARHRRREVAE from the coding sequence ATGAACCGGCTTCCGAAAGGCGTCTGGGGCGGTACCACTTTGGCGGTGCTGGCGATCCTGGCGTTGCTGCCGCTGATCCTGCCCTCGGCGACCCTTGCCACCGAGATCGTGATCTTTGCGATGGCGGCGCTCGCCTGCAACCTGCTGCTCGGCTACGGCGGCCTGCTGTCGTTCGGGCAGGGGCTGTTCTTCGGCGCCGGGTCCTATCTCGCGTCGCTGGCGATGATCCACCTCGGGATCGGGCTGATCGGGGCTCTCCTGGTCGCGGCGGTTTCGGGCGCGGCGATCGCCACCGCGGTCGGCTGGCTGGCGATCCGCCGCACCGGCATCTACTTCGTGATGCTGACTCTGGCGCTGGCGCAGATGGGCTATTTCCTCGCCTACACCCTGTCCGAGTGGACCGGCGGGGACAACGGTCTGCTCGACGTGCCGCGCCCGCCGCTCGCGGTCTTCGGTATCGAACTCGTCCGTCTCGACGGTGCGGGCGGTTACTATGCCTTCGTGGCGGTGCTGTTCCTCGGCGTCTACGTCGGGGCGCGGCGGGTGATCGACAGCCCGTTCGGCAGCACCCTGGTGGCGATCCGCGAGAACGAGGCGCGCGCGTCGGCGGTGGGTTTCGACACCCGGCACTTCAAGATGCTCGCCTTCACCCTCTCGGGTGCGGTCACCGCGCTGGCGGGGGCGCTCTACGCGATGCTGATCAACTACGTGCCGCTCGACAACGTGGCGATGCAGATGTCCGAGACGATCGTGATCATGACCGTCATCGGCGGCACCGGCTCGCTCCTCGGCTCGCTGCTGGGGGCGGGGGCGCTGGTGCTGCTGGGCGAGATCCTCTCGGCGATCTGGCCGCGTTGGCCGCTGTTGCTGGGCGTCGGCCTGATTCTTCTGGTGATCTTCCTGCGCCGCGGCCTGTGGGGCGGGGTGGAGAGCCTGATCGCGCGCCATCGCCGCAGGGAGGTCGCCGAATGA
- a CDS encoding hypothetical protein (Evidence 5 : No homology to any previously reported sequences), protein MHELASYALSLKSGTDMQSVNKIVDAMDLACNFTVDLGD, encoded by the coding sequence TTGCACGAGCTTGCGTCCTATGCCCTTTCGTTGAAATCCGGAACGGACATGCAGAGCGTCAACAAAATCGTCGACGCAATGGATCTGGCCTGCAATTTCACCGTTGATCTGGGCGACTAG
- a CDS encoding GCN5-related N-acetyltransferase yields MQDTLTDDVLVRPARLEDFSAMRALLRDTFESTWRPQITEASARRYIETDIGGRFVERCGADMLVAQINGEIAGQIHCVDDFVDALHVRSGFQRKGIGRKLVQRAERDMAAKQVRQARLETDTFNEQSQSFYKRLGYIELGRYSVSDPSAGRCASKLMMSSSFCGARPCS; encoded by the coding sequence GTGCAAGACACATTGACTGACGACGTTCTAGTTCGTCCGGCGCGTCTGGAAGACTTCTCGGCTATGAGAGCCCTCCTGCGTGACACGTTCGAAAGCACGTGGCGGCCGCAGATCACGGAAGCCTCTGCCCGGCGATATATCGAGACGGACATCGGCGGGCGTTTCGTGGAGCGCTGCGGGGCAGACATGCTAGTCGCCCAGATCAACGGTGAAATTGCAGGCCAGATCCATTGCGTCGACGATTTTGTTGACGCTCTGCATGTCCGTTCCGGATTTCAACGAAAGGGCATAGGACGCAAGCTCGTGCAACGGGCGGAGCGGGACATGGCTGCAAAGCAGGTCCGGCAGGCACGGTTGGAAACGGACACCTTCAATGAGCAGAGCCAGAGCTTCTACAAAAGGCTGGGCTATATCGAATTGGGACGCTATTCGGTCTCTGACCCGTCCGCAGGCCGGTGCGCTTCAAAGCTGATGATGTCGTCATCTTTCTGCGGCGCTCGTCCATGCTCGTAG
- a CDS encoding Branched-chain amino acid ABC transporter, periplasmic amino acid-binding protein — protein MNRRSFLKSGLAATSLLAAPSLLRPAAAATPVTIHGLKSMSGAFASYGKFAEMGSKLAVRDFGPVLGAPADYVTIDTEGNPGKAVRKVQEAIQQQGAKFFQGCTLSSTALAVGKEVAKGGGMFMTPAGADEITGSECNAATFRWTVPTYGAIHQTVRPLAQAMPDKKKWYTITPQYVFGDALLSAATGLFKELGIRHVGNSYHSTTEQEFSGYLTNAMAAQPDVLLILNFGGQAANCLRQAANFGLKTQMTVLVAWTAGLDWFQSLGPDLLEGVYLGAQYWHQVDTPTNAALVKRVREVYGITPNYPLAADYISTKVILEAIKAAGSADGKAVAKAMEGMSYDGPTGKESIRAQDHQVIKDYYLLKGKAKGEMKDPDDYATMISHGRSFPEGDAILCKMG, from the coding sequence ATGAACCGTCGTTCCTTCCTCAAGTCCGGTCTTGCCGCCACCTCGCTTCTCGCCGCGCCGTCGCTGCTGCGCCCGGCGGCGGCGGCGACGCCGGTGACGATCCACGGCCTGAAGTCGATGTCGGGGGCATTCGCGAGCTACGGCAAGTTCGCCGAAATGGGTTCGAAACTCGCGGTGCGGGATTTCGGCCCGGTGCTCGGCGCCCCCGCCGACTACGTCACCATCGATACCGAAGGCAACCCCGGCAAGGCGGTGCGCAAGGTGCAGGAGGCGATCCAGCAGCAGGGCGCGAAATTCTTCCAGGGATGCACGCTGTCCTCCACCGCCCTTGCGGTCGGCAAGGAAGTGGCGAAGGGCGGCGGCATGTTCATGACCCCGGCGGGGGCCGACGAGATCACCGGCAGCGAATGCAACGCCGCCACCTTCCGCTGGACCGTGCCGACCTACGGCGCGATCCACCAGACCGTGCGCCCGCTCGCCCAGGCGATGCCGGACAAGAAGAAGTGGTACACGATCACGCCGCAATACGTGTTCGGCGACGCGCTGCTCTCCGCCGCCACCGGCTTGTTCAAGGAACTCGGCATCCGGCACGTCGGCAACAGCTACCACTCCACCACCGAGCAGGAGTTCTCGGGCTACCTCACCAACGCGATGGCGGCGCAGCCCGACGTGCTGCTGATCCTCAATTTCGGTGGGCAGGCCGCCAACTGCCTGCGTCAGGCGGCGAATTTCGGTCTGAAGACGCAGATGACGGTGCTGGTGGCGTGGACCGCGGGCCTCGACTGGTTCCAGTCGCTCGGGCCGGATCTGCTTGAGGGCGTCTACCTCGGCGCGCAGTACTGGCATCAGGTCGACACGCCGACGAACGCCGCCCTGGTGAAGCGGGTGAGGGAGGTCTACGGCATCACCCCCAACTATCCGCTCGCCGCCGACTACATCTCCACCAAGGTGATTCTCGAAGCGATCAAGGCCGCCGGCTCCGCCGACGGCAAGGCGGTGGCGAAGGCGATGGAGGGCATGTCCTACGACGGTCCCACCGGCAAGGAGAGCATCCGCGCCCAGGATCACCAGGTGATCAAGGACTACTACCTCCTCAAGGGCAAGGCGAAGGGCGAGATGAAGGATCCGGACGACTACGCGACGATGATCAGCCACGGCCGGTCGTTCCCGGAGGGCGACGCCATCCTCTGCAAGATGGGCTGA
- a CDS encoding conserved membrane hypothetical protein (Evidence 4 : Homologs of previously reported genes of unknown function), with the protein MRSPSNRLPYVDNLRWSMILLVLGVHAAIPYSHIGPWYVYDPRPPSPIETHLFLAFEATAQAFFMGFLFFLAGVFAPAACDRRGIGGFVRERLVRLGVPTLGFMLVVQPLIICYLMRIWPRGFWHGFLTIYLPSKYFPSGSGPMWFALALLIFSLIYALARRLGVAIRPPLPASAAGLAALGLLIAVLAFLVRWVQPIGTSVLNMQLCYFVQYVVLFWIGIAAARQGALDRIPEWRPWMGWALALGVPASWLALSAIAGIGRGDWSYLGNGTWQSAVHAVWESLVCVIVCVALLALYRKHVNDAAPFSRFLSANAFGVYVFHTPILVALTVLMNGEDWSAGTKFVITFVATTLLSFAFVHFVARRAPGLRRVM; encoded by the coding sequence ATGCGCTCGCCCTCGAACCGCCTTCCCTACGTCGACAACCTCCGCTGGAGCATGATCCTGCTGGTTTTGGGCGTGCACGCGGCGATCCCCTACAGCCACATCGGCCCGTGGTACGTCTACGACCCGCGCCCGCCCTCGCCGATCGAAACCCACCTGTTCCTCGCCTTCGAGGCGACCGCCCAGGCGTTCTTCATGGGCTTCCTGTTCTTCCTCGCCGGGGTCTTCGCGCCCGCCGCGTGCGACCGGCGCGGCATCGGCGGTTTCGTGCGCGAGCGGCTGGTGCGTCTCGGCGTCCCCACCCTCGGTTTCATGCTGGTGGTCCAGCCGCTCATCATCTGCTACCTGATGCGAATCTGGCCCCGGGGTTTCTGGCACGGCTTCCTCACCATCTACCTGCCGAGCAAATATTTCCCCTCCGGCAGCGGGCCGATGTGGTTCGCGCTGGCGCTGCTGATCTTCTCGCTGATCTACGCCCTCGCCCGCCGCCTCGGCGTCGCGATCCGCCCGCCGCTCCCCGCGAGCGCCGCCGGGCTCGCGGCCCTCGGCCTTCTGATCGCGGTTCTCGCCTTCCTGGTGCGCTGGGTGCAGCCGATCGGCACCAGCGTTCTCAACATGCAACTCTGCTACTTCGTGCAATACGTGGTGCTGTTCTGGATCGGCATCGCCGCCGCGCGGCAAGGCGCGCTCGACCGCATACCCGAATGGCGGCCATGGATGGGATGGGCGCTCGCGCTCGGGGTTCCCGCCTCCTGGCTGGCACTCTCGGCGATCGCCGGGATCGGACGCGGCGACTGGTCGTATCTCGGCAACGGAACGTGGCAGAGCGCGGTGCATGCGGTGTGGGAATCGCTGGTGTGCGTGATCGTGTGCGTGGCGCTTCTGGCGCTCTACCGCAAGCATGTGAACGACGCGGCGCCGTTCAGCCGCTTCCTCTCCGCCAACGCCTTCGGCGTCTACGTCTTCCACACCCCGATCCTGGTGGCGCTGACGGTGCTGATGAACGGCGAGGACTGGTCGGCGGGAACGAAGTTCGTCATCACCTTCGTCGCCACCACTCTGCTCAGCTTCGCGTTCGTCCACTTCGTCGCGCGCCGCGCACCGGGGCTGAGGCGAGTGATGTGA
- the nanR gene encoding Regulatory protein GntR HTH yields MPPLRRTKLSDLIVQDVKRLIVAERLKPGDRVPSEPELIASYGCAKGTVREALKALEVEGLVVTRTGPGGGAYLAAADPEPAARMLRNFLHFRHIDGEGVYQIRKVVEPELAASVAGRLTPEQFAALEANVAECSRRPESEDQQQRQRILELEFHNILADACPNPLLAFIGRFLNDMLRDLVVLKKAYVPERHQFGESNVGYHRLLLAAYREGDAARVRAIMLAHMHDAERHMTALEGEVAHAFLLEFPGREALRGA; encoded by the coding sequence ATGCCGCCGCTGCGCCGCACCAAGCTTTCGGACCTCATCGTTCAGGACGTCAAACGCCTGATCGTCGCCGAACGGCTGAAGCCCGGCGACCGCGTGCCGAGCGAGCCGGAGCTGATCGCCTCCTACGGCTGCGCCAAGGGTACGGTGCGCGAGGCGTTGAAGGCGCTCGAGGTCGAGGGGCTGGTGGTGACCCGGACCGGACCGGGCGGGGGCGCCTATCTCGCGGCGGCGGACCCGGAGCCCGCGGCGCGGATGCTGCGCAACTTCCTCCACTTCCGGCACATCGATGGCGAGGGGGTCTATCAGATCCGCAAGGTGGTGGAGCCCGAACTCGCCGCCAGCGTCGCCGGACGGCTCACGCCCGAGCAGTTCGCCGCTCTCGAGGCCAACGTCGCCGAATGCAGCCGGCGCCCCGAGAGCGAGGACCAGCAGCAGCGCCAGCGGATCCTCGAACTGGAGTTCCACAACATCCTCGCCGACGCCTGTCCGAACCCGTTGCTCGCGTTCATCGGCCGGTTTCTCAACGACATGCTGCGCGATCTGGTGGTGCTGAAGAAGGCCTACGTGCCGGAGCGCCATCAGTTCGGCGAATCCAACGTCGGCTACCATCGCCTGCTGCTTGCCGCCTACCGCGAGGGCGACGCGGCGCGGGTGCGCGCGATCATGCTCGCCCACATGCACGATGCGGAGCGCCACATGACGGCGCTCGAGGGCGAGGTCGCGCACGCCTTCCTTCTCGAATTCCCCGGCCGCGAGGCGCTGCGGGGCGCGTAG
- a CDS encoding putative Rrf2 family protein, transcriptional regulator (Evidence 3 : Function proposed based on presence of conserved amino acid motif, structural feature or limited homology) — MQLRNQVEWALHCGAVLAGVPAGRYLPTKALAEFHGVPKEYLSKALQALARAGLIEGTLGPSGGYRLAKAPAEISFLDIVEAVEGRASTFACAEIRRNNPCAEPGHRPGGPCAIARVMWEADEAWRAKLAAVSLADLGATLALELPESLRTGIAAWVAERS, encoded by the coding sequence ATGCAACTGCGAAATCAGGTGGAATGGGCGCTGCACTGCGGCGCCGTTCTCGCCGGAGTGCCCGCCGGGCGTTATCTGCCGACCAAGGCGCTGGCGGAATTCCATGGCGTGCCGAAGGAGTACCTTTCCAAGGCGTTGCAGGCGCTCGCCCGCGCCGGGCTGATCGAGGGCACGCTCGGCCCTTCGGGCGGCTACCGGCTGGCGAAGGCGCCCGCCGAGATCAGCTTTCTCGACATCGTCGAGGCGGTCGAGGGGCGGGCCTCCACCTTCGCTTGCGCCGAGATCCGCCGCAATAATCCCTGCGCCGAGCCCGGTCACCGGCCGGGCGGGCCGTGCGCGATCGCCCGGGTGATGTGGGAGGCGGATGAAGCTTGGCGCGCCAAGCTTGCCGCCGTCAGTCTTGCCGATCTCGGCGCGACCCTGGCGTTGGAGCTCCCCGAAAGTCTGCGCACGGGCATCGCCGCGTGGGTGGCGGAGCGCAGCTGA
- a CDS encoding 4-carboxymuconolactone decarboxylase domain protein, which produces MRADYSILSADLAKAYMAFGLAAKKSVIEPAIRDLVTIRASQINGCAFCLDMHVKEAKLAGERELRLHHVAVWRESPLFDERERAALAWAEELTRLGEHGVSDAAYAAARAAFSEKELSDLTFSVVAINGWNRLSIAFRRVPGSMDAAWGLDKAGLS; this is translated from the coding sequence ATGCGCGCCGACTACTCGATCCTCTCCGCCGACCTCGCCAAGGCCTACATGGCGTTCGGCCTTGCCGCCAAGAAATCCGTCATCGAACCCGCGATCCGCGATTTGGTGACGATTCGCGCCTCGCAGATCAACGGCTGTGCTTTCTGCTTGGATATGCACGTCAAAGAAGCCAAGCTCGCGGGTGAGCGCGAGTTGCGCCTGCATCATGTCGCGGTCTGGCGGGAATCGCCGCTGTTCGACGAGCGCGAGCGGGCGGCGCTGGCGTGGGCCGAGGAGCTCACCCGGCTGGGCGAGCACGGTGTTTCCGATGCTGCCTACGCTGCGGCGCGCGCGGCGTTTTCCGAGAAGGAACTGTCGGATCTGACCTTCTCGGTGGTGGCGATCAACGGCTGGAACCGACTCTCCATCGCGTTCCGGCGGGTGCCGGGATCGATGGACGCGGCGTGGGGCTTGGACAAGGCGGGCTTGAGCTGA
- a CDS encoding Methyltransferase type 12 — MINRYGKLASWVYDLDKPIGRSFGDQEYYRQRLEQCRRGPVLEPAVGNGRLLVPLIEAGFPVEGFDASAEMLEYCQDECRKRKLAVSLTQQTFETFAYDKRFAAVIIPAGSFQLITNALSAGAVLKRLYEHLLPDGKLILDLDPIGNFLGPSGSVRSWTTDDGSLLTLTDQRVETDYVAQTTLSHLRYEHWQGGNLMATELDLFKLRWWGVNEFGLALNAAGFADVVVSGNYEHGRAPQKDDDIISFEAHRPADGSETE, encoded by the coding sequence ATGATAAATCGATACGGGAAACTCGCCTCTTGGGTCTATGACCTCGACAAGCCAATAGGCCGCTCATTCGGGGATCAGGAGTACTATCGGCAGCGCCTTGAACAGTGCCGTCGTGGCCCCGTTCTGGAACCAGCCGTCGGCAATGGCCGCCTTCTCGTGCCCCTTATCGAAGCCGGGTTCCCCGTCGAGGGCTTTGATGCATCTGCCGAGATGCTCGAATATTGCCAAGATGAGTGCCGGAAGCGAAAGCTCGCCGTCAGCCTGACGCAGCAGACATTCGAGACATTCGCCTATGACAAGCGCTTTGCCGCTGTCATCATCCCGGCAGGGTCGTTTCAGTTGATCACCAACGCACTCTCCGCAGGCGCGGTGTTGAAGCGCTTGTATGAACATTTGCTTCCCGATGGGAAGTTGATCCTTGACCTTGATCCAATCGGGAATTTCTTGGGTCCCTCGGGTTCTGTCCGTTCGTGGACCACCGACGACGGCAGTCTGCTCACGCTGACCGACCAACGGGTGGAAACCGACTATGTCGCGCAAACAACATTGTCCCACCTTCGCTATGAGCACTGGCAAGGCGGAAACCTGATGGCGACCGAACTCGACCTGTTCAAACTGCGGTGGTGGGGCGTCAATGAATTCGGGCTCGCCCTGAATGCTGCCGGGTTTGCGGACGTGGTCGTGTCAGGCAACTACGAGCATGGACGAGCGCCGCAGAAAGATGACGACATCATCAGCTTTGAAGCGCACCGGCCTGCGGACGGGTCAGAGACCGAATAG
- the braD gene encoding Inner-membrane translocator: MLNLYLFQILNGLGLGMIYFLISVGLTIIFGLLNFVNFAHGAFFMLGGYLCYALLAATGQFWLALIVGPLAVAALAWATEKVLIRRVYHLPHTFHILITVGVALILQEAAIIVWGPIGKSIPMPDALQGVVAMGKFFYPKYRLFLIFFSAAIGFLLWLLLERTRFGALVRAGSESTEMVSLLGADIYKLFSFTFALGVGLAGLAGVLSGPIRGAHPFLGPEVLGIAFVVVVIGGMGSFGGALVGGLLIGLVQSLMTTIWPEGASLMIYGAMAAVILLRPYGLFGRA, from the coding sequence ATGCTCAACCTCTACCTCTTCCAGATCCTCAACGGCCTCGGCCTCGGGATGATCTACTTCCTGATCTCGGTGGGGCTGACGATCATCTTCGGCCTGCTGAACTTCGTGAACTTCGCCCACGGCGCGTTCTTCATGCTCGGCGGCTATCTGTGCTACGCGCTGCTCGCCGCCACCGGGCAGTTCTGGCTGGCGCTGATCGTCGGGCCGCTCGCGGTCGCGGCGCTCGCCTGGGCGACGGAGAAGGTGCTGATCCGCCGCGTCTACCACCTGCCGCACACCTTCCACATCCTCATCACCGTCGGCGTCGCGCTGATTCTGCAGGAGGCCGCGATCATCGTCTGGGGTCCGATCGGCAAGAGCATCCCGATGCCCGACGCGCTTCAGGGGGTGGTGGCGATGGGCAAGTTTTTCTACCCCAAGTATCGCCTGTTCCTGATCTTCTTCTCCGCCGCGATCGGCTTCCTGCTGTGGCTGCTGCTGGAGCGCACCCGCTTCGGCGCGCTGGTGCGCGCGGGATCGGAGAGCACCGAGATGGTGTCGCTGCTGGGGGCCGACATCTACAAGCTGTTTTCGTTCACCTTCGCCCTCGGCGTCGGCCTCGCGGGGCTGGCGGGGGTGCTGTCGGGGCCGATCCGCGGCGCGCACCCGTTCCTTGGGCCGGAGGTGCTGGGGATCGCGTTCGTGGTGGTGGTGATCGGCGGCATGGGGTCGTTCGGCGGCGCGCTGGTGGGCGGGCTGCTGATCGGGCTGGTGCAGAGCCTGATGACGACGATCTGGCCTGAGGGCGCGAGCCTGATGATCTACGGCGCGATGGCGGCGGTGATCCTGCTGCGCCCCTACGGCCTGTTCGGGAGGGCTTGA